The following are encoded together in the Acipenser ruthenus chromosome 24, fAciRut3.2 maternal haplotype, whole genome shotgun sequence genome:
- the LOC117429808 gene encoding uncharacterized protein LOC117429808, with protein sequence MSCYWTVKFRQNKSSNLFSLFTDHSICSVLSGQNKRAALHYTDEGQLTPNASLLKTHRDGERFTEGGHCGSTEGHDSTDRDKADEGSDKREVSRQETVSVVCNKRVTRSEERQGKIPGKDKETKGVARVRRQYRKRQASDTQDKFSRGSSQAARKREKGDAKDLTDTHENKSLVLQNTRSGFKETAGSTLVVKSELKHIETASKEPERPHETGVRCIEQELAESLQGLGGRAPLESLCNTTQDFCTQSTPRQARRHAQNKLNKRKKPRAEHSSFRESKQEPGCVESSELHKTNATVLQFEVSTPAEQNSAGCESTRTEQVAEGVNLLAKNKRQRSADQTTRQPKGLISGLEAEHCASRDKTNNQPECHPEGIKVQRSAKGRRVRAPPHLKKRRKARGGTCCGPGLYCIHCGAELLPDIQGVLVRAACRSEGVVNVLKTCSGSGEARAWCGCASGRTDSELEDNNTLLLLETNPGLQHLKHNLQVYEVPGTARQSMQTGLSLNAIWNSKDCSVTSYFQCRSCVTQEQAHCYLMGAEILDLRANAKQQIWLIPSAVQFCSSVGIPCKQTSL encoded by the exons ATGAGCTGCTACTGGACAGTGAAGTTCAG ACAAAATAAATCcagtaatttattttctttatttacagaCCACAGTATCTGCTCAGTCTTATCTGGACAGAACAAAAGGGCTGCTTTGCATTACACAGATGAGGGCCAGTTGACTCCTAATGCATCTCTGTTAAAGACACACAGAGATGGCGAGCGTTTCACAGAGGGCGGACACTGCGGGAGCACAGAGGGGCACGATTCCACAGACAGAGACAAGGCAGATGAAGGATCTGATAAGAGAGAAGTAAGCAGGCAGGAAACAGTGAGCGTTGTGTGTAACAAAAGAGTTACCCGCAGCGAGGAGCGACAGGGCAAGATACCTGGCAAAGACAAGGAAACCAAAGGGGTGGCTCGAGTCAGAAGACAGTACAGAAAAAGACAGGCTTCAGACACACAAGATAAGTTTAGCAGGGGCAGTAGTCAGGCTGCAaggaagagagagaagggggatgCTAAAGATTTGACAGACACACATGAAAATAAAAGCTTAGTCCTTCAGAACACCAGATCTGGGTTCAAAGAGACTGCAGGCTCTACACTTGTAGTGAAAAGTGAATTAAAGCACATAGAGACAGCGAGCAAAGAGCCAGAGAGGCCCCATGAAACCGGAGTGAGGTGTATAGAGCAGGAGTTGGCAGAGAGCCTCCAGGGATTAGGAGGCCGGGCACCACTGGAGTCGCTGTGCAACACGACCCAGGATTTCTGCACACAATCCACTCCCAGGCAAGCCAGGAGGCATGCCCAGAATAAACTGAACAAAAGAAAGAAACCCAGAGCGGAACATTCCTCTTTCAGGGAGTCCAAACAGGAGCCCGGCTGTGTTGAAAGTTCAGAATTACACAAAACAAACGCCACGGTTTTGCAGTTTGAAGTCTCCACTCCGGCAGAGCAAAATAGCGCAGGCTGTGAAAGCACCCGAACAGAGCAGGTAGCCGAGGGTGTGAATCTCCTCGCAAAAAACAAGAGGCAGCGCAGTGCTGACCAAACAACGAGACAGCCGAAGGGCTTGATCTCAGGGTTAGAAGCAGAACACTGCGCTTCACGTGACAAAACCAACAACCAACCAGAGTGTCACCCTGAAG GAATTAAAGTGCAAAGATCAGCTAAAGGTAGAAGAGTCCGGGCTCCTCCTcatctgaaaaaaagaagaaag GCACGTGGAGGAACCTGCTGTGGGCCGGGGCTGTATTGCATACACTGTGGTGCTGAGTTACTGCCCGATATTCAAG GAGTGCTAGTCAGAGCTGCCTGTCGCAGTGAGGGAGTTGTGAATGTGCTGAAGACCTGCTCTGGAAGCGGTGAGGCCCGGGCCTGGTGTGGCTGTGCGTCCGGCCGCACAGATTCAGAACTGGAAGACAACAACACGCTGCTCCTGCTGGAAACCAACCCGGGACTCCAGCACCTGAAACACAACCTGCAGGTGTATGAAGTACCCGGGACCGCCAGGCAGA GCATGCAGACTGGCTTATCATTAAATGCCATCTGGAATTCAAAGGACTGTTCTGTTACCAGCTACTTCCAGTGCCGAAGCTGTGTGACACAGGAACAAGCCCACTGCTATCTGATGGGGGCTGAAATACTAGACCTCCGAGCCAATGCAAAACAGCAG